A region of Methanomicrobium sp. W14 DNA encodes the following proteins:
- a CDS encoding tryptophan transporter, translating to MRSRDIAIVGILLAAGAILRYISNVVPGAIVVNPVIAFYCLAIILIAPKLRDALGIGIVAGILSALISHSVFPPANLISEPLGALVCLFFYSFLKEKVPLAPGVTTFVATLVSGFVFLFISIAVIVAGIIQQPFESFTVGLFFVTLSPLVIAAAVANSAITQILFIPSSKILARKNSPEKNAEEIVEKEEAKGKDEDKCVCTGPKTEVYDESVPAISFGSFSYTYPAGNVPALTDISLNIRRGECVLVNGATGAGKTTFCLAAAGIISHEYEGKKEGCIKLFGKDVSEYRDMGDIGSRIGVVFDDADAQLIFTTVEEEVLSGLENRGMSPSEVKGRLESIMRVTDIEKLRYRAPHTLSGGQKQRVSLAATLASGTKCLILDEATAELDTAATSVIISVLKKLKEEKKTIIVVEQKPREMAEIADRVILLENGKVVSDQAAEDYFRDYTADEDSFERSRKLHEEDVVISDVKPVVEIKDLVHDYGGHRGLDGVSLRIMPGELVAIIGENGSGKTTLSKHLNGLLKPTSGEVMVCGLSTADYPVTELARHAGLVFQNPDTMLFEDTAEREVLFGLKNIGKDPGEDKYVIPEILEEVGLCGKAKTFPRSMSRGERQRLAIACVIAMKPEIIILDEPTTGLDDEESERIMAILENLSRQGHTVIMVSHDMSIVKHHARRIITMSDGKITCDSKVSGGV from the coding sequence ATGAGATCAAGGGATATTGCAATTGTAGGAATTCTTCTTGCAGCCGGGGCAATACTTAGGTATATCTCGAATGTCGTCCCTGGCGCAATTGTCGTAAACCCTGTTATTGCATTTTACTGTCTTGCAATCATTCTTATTGCACCAAAACTGCGTGACGCACTTGGAATCGGTATAGTTGCAGGAATTCTGTCGGCACTTATCAGCCATTCGGTATTCCCGCCTGCAAACCTTATCTCTGAACCCCTTGGTGCACTCGTATGCCTGTTTTTCTACAGTTTTCTTAAGGAAAAAGTTCCTCTTGCGCCTGGAGTTACTACGTTTGTTGCAACGCTTGTCAGTGGCTTTGTGTTCCTGTTCATAAGTATAGCTGTAATTGTCGCAGGTATTATCCAGCAGCCTTTCGAATCCTTTACTGTAGGGCTCTTTTTCGTTACGCTGTCGCCTCTTGTAATTGCGGCAGCCGTCGCGAACTCCGCAATAACGCAGATACTTTTCATACCCTCTTCAAAAATTCTTGCAAGAAAAAATTCTCCCGAAAAAAACGCGGAAGAAATCGTTGAAAAAGAAGAGGCGAAAGGAAAAGATGAGGACAAATGTGTCTGCACCGGACCAAAAACGGAAGTATACGATGAGTCGGTTCCGGCCATAAGTTTTGGTTCCTTCTCGTACACTTACCCTGCCGGAAACGTCCCGGCACTCACCGATATTTCCCTGAATATAAGAAGAGGAGAATGCGTCCTTGTAAACGGTGCAACAGGCGCCGGTAAGACCACTTTCTGCCTTGCCGCAGCAGGCATAATTTCGCACGAATACGAGGGAAAAAAGGAGGGCTGCATAAAGCTTTTCGGAAAGGACGTTTCGGAGTACAGGGACATGGGTGACATCGGAAGCAGAATAGGAGTTGTTTTCGATGATGCGGATGCCCAGCTCATTTTTACGACTGTTGAGGAGGAGGTGCTTTCAGGTCTTGAAAACCGCGGCATGAGTCCTTCCGAAGTAAAGGGCAGGCTTGAGAGCATAATGAGGGTGACTGACATAGAAAAACTGCGCTACCGTGCCCCGCATACCCTCTCAGGCGGTCAGAAGCAGCGTGTCTCTCTTGCCGCAACACTTGCTTCAGGAACGAAATGCCTTATTCTTGATGAAGCAACTGCAGAACTTGATACGGCGGCAACATCAGTTATAATATCCGTCTTGAAGAAACTGAAAGAAGAGAAAAAAACAATTATTGTCGTTGAACAAAAACCCCGTGAAATGGCTGAAATTGCCGACCGCGTCATATTACTTGAAAACGGAAAGGTGGTATCGGACCAGGCGGCAGAGGATTACTTCCGTGATTATACTGCGGACGAAGATTCCTTTGAGAGAAGCCGTAAACTCCATGAAGAAGACGTCGTCATTTCTGACGTAAAGCCCGTTGTTGAGATAAAAGACCTTGTGCATGACTATGGGGGCCACAGGGGCCTTGACGGCGTGTCACTGCGTATTATGCCTGGTGAACTTGTCGCAATAATCGGAGAGAACGGTTCCGGCAAGACCACCCTTTCAAAACACTTAAACGGCCTTTTAAAGCCTACCTCAGGTGAGGTTATGGTATGCGGACTAAGTACGGCGGACTATCCCGTAACCGAACTTGCACGTCATGCAGGTCTTGTATTCCAGAACCCGGATACAATGCTTTTTGAAGACACCGCTGAAAGAGAGGTCCTGTTTGGCCTGAAAAACATAGGAAAAGACCCCGGCGAAGACAAATATGTTATCCCTGAAATTCTTGAGGAAGTCGGGCTTTGCGGCAAAGCAAAGACATTTCCCAGGTCCATGAGCCGTGGTGAGAGGCAGAGGCTTGCAATTGCATGCGTTATCGCCATGAAACCTGAGATTATTATTCTTGACGAGCCCACGACAGGTCTTGACGATGAGGAGTCAGAGAGAATAATGGCCATTCTTGAAAATCTCAGCCGCCAGGGGCATACCGTGATTATGGTCAGTCATGATATGAGCATTGTAAAGCACCACGCAAGAAGGATAATTACAATGTCAGACGGAAAAATTACGTGCGACAGCAAAGTTTCGGGGGGTGTCTGA
- a CDS encoding universal stress protein: protein MKILVLLDGSKWSEMAAMHAIMLAKKKENAEVVLFSVLDRTEVRSIAFYLCKQSNMCDMIAEHEKKIWNDMKKNISDDMNNMTLELNRSEIECSSRIVEGKRVSQIVKEANEGSYSLIVMGAFGKKSNMQVGTLFGEIAKDINVPILIVN from the coding sequence ATGAAAATATTAGTACTTCTTGACGGCTCAAAGTGGAGTGAGATGGCTGCAATGCATGCAATTATGCTTGCAAAAAAGAAGGAAAATGCAGAAGTCGTTCTCTTCTCGGTTCTTGACAGGACCGAGGTGAGGTCAATTGCGTTTTATCTCTGCAAGCAGAGCAATATGTGCGATATGATTGCCGAGCATGAGAAAAAGATCTGGAATGACATGAAAAAAAATATCAGTGACGATATGAACAATATGACGCTGGAGCTCAACAGGTCGGAAATTGAGTGCTCTTCCAGGATAGTCGAGGGCAAAAGGGTCTCCCAGATAGTAAAAGAGGCAAATGAAGGCTCCTATTCTCTTATTGTAATGGGCGCATTCGGAAAAAAGTCAAATATGCAGGTGGGAACACTATTCGGAGAAATTGCAAAGGACATTAACGTTCCTATTCTCATAGTGAATTAA
- a CDS encoding SLC13 family permease: MIPIETLIAAVVFLLTYALIIDERIHRAVAAMAGAAVLVFIGIVPWDSLLDNIDFGTIFLLMGMMIIVNVASNSGLFEYVAIRTAKAAKGSPIMVLILFSVVTAFVSAFLDNVTTVLLLTPMLLYISKVMNVNPVPYLLSEVMASNVGGMATLIGDPPNIMIASSAGLTFNEFLMTMGPIALVDLVIILGIFIVFYGKQMRVKDSEKAAIKKTIDALDERSAIKDEVLFKKSIITLVIVVGLFFIHNNIGEILHVFLPFVDASMTFEPAEVALIGAALILFWSRAAPEMIFEKIEWPALFFFGGLFVLVGGLVNTGVISDLAQLVINNVSSTGEAMFVIAWFSAIASAIVDNIPLTAALIPLIHDIGATSTTIDIYPLWWALSLGACLGGNGTAIAASANVVVLGIGEREGVKITFMDFLKIGVLVMFVTVLVGLGILYLMF, encoded by the coding sequence ATGATTCCTATAGAAACTCTTATTGCGGCAGTTGTTTTTCTGCTGACATATGCTCTTATAATAGATGAAAGAATCCACCGTGCAGTTGCGGCCATGGCAGGAGCCGCTGTTCTCGTTTTCATCGGGATTGTCCCGTGGGACAGCCTTCTTGACAATATTGATTTCGGTACCATCTTCCTTTTGATGGGAATGATGATCATAGTAAACGTTGCAAGCAACAGCGGTCTTTTTGAATATGTTGCTATAAGAACAGCCAAAGCCGCCAAAGGGAGTCCGATTATGGTCCTTATCCTGTTTTCGGTCGTAACCGCTTTTGTAAGTGCGTTTCTGGACAATGTGACCACTGTTCTTCTTCTGACGCCGATGCTTCTCTACATATCAAAGGTCATGAACGTGAACCCTGTTCCGTATCTGCTCTCCGAGGTCATGGCATCAAACGTTGGTGGTATGGCTACCTTAATCGGTGACCCTCCTAATATCATGATAGCATCTTCGGCAGGCCTTACGTTCAATGAGTTCCTGATGACTATGGGCCCGATTGCCCTGGTTGACCTCGTAATAATCCTGGGTATTTTCATTGTCTTTTACGGAAAACAGATGCGTGTGAAGGATTCGGAGAAGGCAGCTATAAAAAAGACAATAGATGCACTGGACGAGCGCTCTGCAATAAAGGATGAGGTGCTTTTCAAAAAGTCCATAATAACACTTGTAATTGTCGTCGGGCTGTTTTTCATCCATAACAATATCGGTGAGATTCTTCATGTATTCCTGCCTTTCGTCGACGCTTCGATGACGTTTGAACCTGCCGAGGTGGCACTTATCGGAGCTGCACTGATTCTGTTCTGGTCAAGGGCGGCCCCGGAGATGATCTTTGAAAAGATTGAATGGCCTGCACTTTTCTTCTTCGGAGGTCTGTTTGTGCTTGTCGGAGGACTTGTCAACACAGGGGTGATTTCAGACCTTGCCCAGCTTGTCATAAATAACGTGTCGAGCACAGGAGAAGCGATGTTTGTGATAGCATGGTTCTCCGCAATTGCGTCTGCAATCGTCGATAACATTCCTCTTACAGCAGCGCTTATCCCGCTTATTCATGACATAGGTGCGACATCGACAACCATTGACATCTACCCGTTGTGGTGGGCGCTGTCTCTTGGTGCATGTCTCGGTGGAAACGGGACTGCTATTGCGGCTTCCGCAAACGTTGTCGTTCTTGGAATCGGAGAGAGAGAAGGAGTAAAGATAACATTCATGGACTTTCTGAAGATAGGAGTTCTGGTCATGTTTGTGACAGTCTTAGTTGGTCTTGGAATACTGTACCTGATGTTTTAG
- a CDS encoding archaemetzincin family Zn-dependent metalloprotease: MSVLIFWDNDVPLGLQQPVVRMISNIIDMPVFARENPVLLRGYDRSRNQNDASRILGDMQDFYTRRMGCADSILIVTGKDLYIRGRDFVFGLSRPGVNVSIVSAARLKNSWYGRTDRDEDLMDRLVKEGTHELCHCMGLDHCENPECIMFFPQTLDELDRKKKTLCGKCKEDLNLYKFSE, translated from the coding sequence ATGAGTGTCCTTATTTTTTGGGATAATGATGTACCCCTCGGTCTTCAGCAGCCTGTTGTAAGAATGATCTCGAATATCATTGATATGCCTGTTTTTGCCAGGGAAAATCCTGTTCTGCTCAGGGGTTATGACAGGTCGAGAAATCAGAACGATGCGAGCAGAATTCTTGGGGACATGCAGGACTTTTATACCCGCAGGATGGGATGCGCGGACTCTATACTTATTGTGACCGGCAAAGACCTCTACATCCGTGGCAGGGATTTTGTATTCGGACTTTCAAGGCCCGGTGTCAACGTGTCAATCGTATCCGCTGCAAGGCTTAAAAACAGCTGGTACGGGAGGACTGACCGTGACGAGGATTTAATGGACAGGCTTGTCAAGGAGGGAACGCATGAATTGTGTCACTGCATGGGTCTTGATCACTGTGAAAATCCGGAATGCATTATGTTTTTTCCACAGACTCTTGATGAACTTGACAGGAAAAAGAAGACTCTCTGCGGGAAATGCAAAGAAGATCTGAACCTGTATAAATTTTCAGAATGA
- a CDS encoding UPF0146 family protein gives MERHNCIEETVFRYLMKYPKNIRFVEVGIGKNPYIAQNLKKYGYRIKATDIKRKSEEYGVEFTEDDIFDPDLNIYSGSDVIYSVRPGIEMVPALISTAKKSGCELIVYHLGDEVYKDGGRVTDCGVILHRYYIP, from the coding sequence ATGGAGAGGCATAATTGTATTGAAGAGACCGTATTCAGATATCTTATGAAATACCCGAAAAACATCAGGTTTGTCGAAGTTGGCATTGGAAAAAATCCTTACATAGCGCAGAACCTCAAAAAATACGGATACCGGATAAAGGCTACCGACATCAAAAGAAAATCGGAGGAATACGGTGTGGAATTCACTGAAGACGATATTTTTGACCCGGATTTGAATATATACTCAGGTTCTGATGTCATATACTCTGTCAGACCCGGCATTGAAATGGTCCCGGCACTTATATCAACTGCAAAAAAAAGCGGCTGTGAACTTATCGTATACCACCTGGGTGACGAAGTCTACAAAGATGGAGGCAGGGTTACAGACTGCGGGGTAATCCTTCACAGGTATTACATTCCATAA
- a CDS encoding replication factor C large subunit, which yields MKDWVEKYRPKTLGEIVGNKQAVRQMAEWAKNWRVGSPPLLIYGKPGIGKTSSAYALASDMNWEVVELNASDQRTKGVIERIAGSTATTMSLTGSFRKLLLLDEADNLHGTADRGGARAIMDVIKNSRQPIILIANDLYGVARELKALCEPVQFRALQSRSIFSHLKYICSAEKKVCSDEALTKISESSAGDMRSAVNMLFAAGAGTKNLTPDSVSTAGKDERATIFELVGGILHGKDDRRLMEMSYELSDTPDTIEQWIEGSLHQVKDDASRSRAYGHLSFSDDFIGRTYKRQYYTLWRYATSVMVLGTSCAVGGQGVSSRIMPPSRWGRMSGAKKQKQLRQSVLNKLSATFHIPEDTLRDEYVKPVSVLADISAFSFAKELSLDRDELDFLIHDKKKSSDIIKQVKKEEREAEKKTKKSKIKEKEPGGKANNTDLKAQENSPDSSEKEMSASLDAGEKKSSQTQSTLFSF from the coding sequence ATGAAAGACTGGGTAGAAAAATACAGGCCCAAAACGCTTGGGGAAATCGTCGGAAACAAACAGGCTGTAAGGCAGATGGCGGAATGGGCGAAAAACTGGAGGGTAGGAAGCCCGCCTCTTCTGATATACGGAAAACCCGGAATAGGAAAGACATCATCCGCTTATGCCCTTGCAAGCGACATGAACTGGGAGGTCGTTGAGCTTAACGCAAGTGATCAGAGGACGAAGGGGGTAATTGAAAGAATTGCGGGCTCTACGGCCACAACAATGAGCCTGACGGGGTCTTTTAGAAAGCTTCTCCTGCTTGATGAGGCTGACAACCTTCACGGCACGGCCGACAGGGGGGGAGCGCGTGCAATTATGGACGTGATAAAAAATTCACGCCAGCCTATAATTCTGATTGCAAATGATCTCTATGGTGTTGCAAGAGAGCTGAAGGCTTTATGCGAGCCTGTCCAGTTCCGGGCCCTTCAGTCAAGAAGCATATTTTCGCACCTGAAATACATATGCTCTGCTGAAAAGAAGGTATGCAGCGACGAGGCACTGACGAAAATTTCCGAAAGTTCCGCCGGGGATATGAGGTCAGCTGTCAATATGCTTTTTGCGGCAGGGGCGGGAACAAAGAATCTTACCCCGGATTCCGTGAGTACAGCCGGAAAAGACGAGAGAGCAACTATATTTGAGCTTGTTGGCGGAATCCTTCATGGAAAGGATGACAGGAGGCTTATGGAGATGTCGTATGAGCTATCAGATACTCCTGATACGATAGAACAGTGGATAGAGGGGTCTTTGCATCAGGTTAAGGATGATGCCAGCCGCTCCAGGGCGTATGGACATCTCTCTTTTTCAGATGATTTCATAGGCAGGACATACAAAAGGCAGTATTACACTCTGTGGAGGTATGCTACTTCTGTTATGGTCCTCGGAACCTCGTGTGCAGTGGGCGGTCAGGGTGTTTCTTCAAGGATAATGCCTCCTTCAAGGTGGGGAAGGATGTCAGGCGCAAAAAAACAGAAACAGCTGAGACAGTCTGTTTTAAACAAGCTGTCGGCGACATTTCATATCCCTGAAGATACGCTGCGTGACGAATACGTAAAGCCCGTATCTGTTCTTGCCGACATTTCCGCGTTTTCTTTTGCAAAGGAGCTTTCGCTTGACAGAGACGAGCTTGATTTTTTAATACATGACAAAAAAAAGTCCTCCGATATCATAAAACAGGTAAAAAAAGAGGAGAGGGAGGCCGAGAAAAAGACTAAAAAATCAAAGATTAAGGAGAAAGAACCGGGCGGTAAGGCAAATAATACGGATTTGAAGGCGCAGGAGAATTCCCCGGACTCTTCTGAAAAGGAAATGTCAGCTTCTTTGGATGCAGGGGAGAAAAAGTCCTCTCAGACCCAGTCCACATTGTTCTCCTTTTAA
- a CDS encoding methanogenesis marker 2 protein, translating to MEENCSTELIAKAVREYAGVTRKHAIGEIIRCLRLDTDDVLVSFGEDAALIKNNDDGILLAADGIWSMLMEADPFWAGFCSVLVNVHDIAAMGGRPLAMVDILSVHSEKICHEVLRGMSDACRKFNVPIVGGHLHPDSEFSAVDVAIMGIVKTENAIFSHTAKPGDRVIAAIDLKGRVHPSCALNWDSATIRSDEEVRNQIKVMQKLGEKHLLTAGKDISNPGIIGTLGMLLETSEAGAEIDLGKIPVPNLSEIGIPFSQWVRMYPGMGFIVTAEEKNVPEVLAMFEGANMTASDIGSVNSSENLTIKYNKKESSVFDLTKEGIMCLFE from the coding sequence GTGGAGGAAAACTGTTCCACAGAGTTGATTGCAAAAGCAGTCAGGGAATATGCAGGCGTTACCAGAAAGCACGCAATAGGTGAGATTATTCGCTGTCTCAGGCTTGATACAGATGATGTTTTAGTCTCGTTCGGGGAGGACGCCGCGCTTATCAAAAACAATGATGACGGAATACTTCTTGCCGCGGACGGCATATGGAGCATGCTTATGGAGGCAGACCCGTTCTGGGCCGGTTTCTGCTCGGTACTTGTAAACGTCCACGATATTGCGGCCATGGGAGGAAGGCCCCTTGCAATGGTGGACATACTCTCGGTCCACAGCGAAAAAATCTGCCACGAAGTCCTCCGCGGGATGTCGGACGCCTGCAGGAAATTCAACGTACCGATAGTAGGCGGCCATTTGCACCCCGATTCAGAGTTTTCCGCTGTAGACGTTGCTATAATGGGAATCGTAAAGACTGAGAACGCAATATTCTCCCACACTGCAAAACCCGGCGACAGGGTTATCGCAGCAATTGATCTTAAGGGGAGAGTTCATCCTTCGTGCGCACTTAACTGGGATTCCGCTACAATCAGAAGCGACGAAGAGGTCAGAAATCAGATAAAGGTAATGCAGAAGCTTGGAGAAAAGCACCTCCTGACAGCGGGAAAAGACATAAGCAACCCGGGAATTATAGGAACACTTGGGATGCTTCTTGAAACAAGCGAGGCAGGTGCCGAGATAGACCTTGGAAAAATACCTGTTCCAAACCTTTCTGAGATTGGAATTCCTTTTTCCCAGTGGGTCAGAATGTACCCGGGAATGGGTTTTATAGTAACAGCCGAAGAGAAGAACGTGCCTGAAGTCCTTGCAATGTTTGAGGGTGCAAATATGACTGCGTCAGACATAGGCTCTGTCAACAGCAGTGAAAATCTCACGATAAAATACAACAAAAAAGAGAGTTCTGTTTTTGATCTCACGAAAGAAGGCATAATGTGCCTTTTTGAATAA
- the mtxX gene encoding methanogenesis marker protein Mmp4/MtxX: protein MIIGIGADKNIQKIHDSLEKIKGKAEYVIFSACMPDKIFPGVCYSVSPNPCTDIIKALYSGKIDAAVRGTLPANITLKALKEASGVSSLRRVAFLQTAKGTRFLLAPVGVDEGWTIEEKIEFIRASRPLAKKAGINPKTAVLSGGRTGDLGRHKIVDRTIHDADTVAELTGSDNCEVMIEDAVKGHGIVIAPDGISGNLIFRTLCLLGEGEAHGAPVVNIGKIFVDTSRAGSDYSNAVLLAISLAKN from the coding sequence ATGATTATCGGAATCGGCGCGGATAAGAACATACAGAAAATTCATGACAGCCTTGAAAAAATAAAAGGAAAGGCGGAATATGTTATTTTTTCGGCCTGCATGCCTGATAAAATATTTCCCGGAGTCTGTTACTCGGTCTCTCCAAACCCCTGTACAGACATAATAAAAGCCCTTTATTCCGGAAAAATCGATGCAGCTGTAAGGGGGACTCTTCCTGCAAACATCACGCTGAAAGCCCTGAAAGAGGCTTCTGGCGTATCCTCACTGAGAAGGGTAGCTTTTTTGCAGACAGCAAAAGGAACAAGGTTTCTGCTCGCACCTGTAGGCGTTGACGAAGGCTGGACTATTGAGGAAAAAATTGAGTTTATCAGGGCGTCAAGGCCGCTTGCAAAAAAAGCAGGGATAAATCCGAAGACCGCAGTCCTCTCAGGAGGACGGACAGGAGACCTTGGGCGCCACAAAATCGTCGACAGGACAATACATGACGCAGATACTGTTGCAGAACTCACGGGCTCGGACAACTGTGAGGTTATGATTGAGGACGCGGTAAAAGGACACGGCATAGTTATAGCGCCTGACGGAATATCCGGAAACCTCATTTTCCGCACGCTGTGCCTGCTCGGGGAGGGGGAGGCACATGGAGCACCGGTGGTAAATATCGGCAAAATATTCGTGGATACATCGCGCGCCGGCAGCGATTATTCCAATGCCGTTTTACTCGCTATTTCTCTGGCAAAAAACTAA
- a CDS encoding histone family protein, producing MANDLPIAAVVRIAKKNGAERVGSDAAQAIVDAAEDYIAKLTKEASKYALHAGRKTIKKEDVDMAVNA from the coding sequence ATGGCAAATGATCTACCAATTGCAGCAGTCGTAAGGATTGCAAAGAAGAACGGTGCTGAGAGAGTAGGCAGCGATGCTGCTCAGGCAATAGTTGATGCAGCAGAGGACTACATTGCAAAACTCACAAAAGAGGCAAGCAAGTATGCACTCCATGCAGGCAGAAAGACAATCAAAAAGGAAGATGTTGACATGGCGGTTAACGCCTGA
- the hisB gene encoding imidazoleglycerol-phosphate dehydratase HisB — protein MRSFEVSRETKETFVSVFILLEGSGIVNSDTKIPFLDHMLNAMGRHGGFDLTVEARGDLEVDMHHTVEDVGIVLGQTIDGALGDKKGIERFYHTSVPMDEAIATATLDLGGRPYLVMNGEFSGGLPFPNSLVEHFFYSLCLNAKITAHLSFSGRDDHHMCEALFKAFGVCLSKASHVDPGKGIPSTKGSL, from the coding sequence ATGAGAAGTTTTGAGGTTTCAAGAGAGACAAAGGAAACTTTCGTAAGTGTGTTCATCCTCCTCGAAGGTTCGGGGATTGTGAATTCCGACACGAAAATACCTTTTCTGGACCATATGCTCAACGCAATGGGGAGGCACGGAGGGTTTGACCTTACGGTAGAGGCCAGAGGGGATCTGGAAGTTGATATGCACCACACGGTCGAGGACGTGGGGATTGTGCTCGGTCAGACGATAGACGGTGCTCTCGGTGACAAAAAGGGCATAGAAAGGTTTTATCATACCTCCGTCCCGATGGACGAGGCGATTGCGACTGCAACGCTTGACCTTGGCGGTCGCCCTTACCTTGTGATGAACGGAGAATTTTCGGGAGGTCTTCCTTTTCCCAACTCTCTCGTAGAGCATTTTTTCTACAGCCTTTGTTTAAATGCAAAAATAACCGCTCATCTTTCATTCTCAGGAAGAGACGACCACCATATGTGCGAGGCCCTCTTCAAGGCTTTCGGGGTCTGTCTTTCAAAGGCTTCACATGTAGACCCGGGTAAGGGTATACCAAGCACAAAAGGCTCACTATAA
- the hisA gene encoding 1-(5-phosphoribosyl)-5-[(5-phosphoribosylamino)methylideneamino]imidazole-4-carboxamide isomerase codes for MKVFPAVDILGGKCVQLVQGRRENATVYGSPLECAERWLSKGADALHVINLDGAFGKSRVNAGLIKDLISETGVFVQLGGGIRSTGDAFSWLETGVDRIILGTLAIEKPESITAVSDMFGKDSVVAGVDAKKGQVVVRGWEEPAGDYIEWAEKFESLGAGSLLFTNVDVEGLQNGIDAGPVRRLIENTHLPVTAAGGISGPSDVATLKSMGVDGIILGSALYSGRISLEDALEICR; via the coding sequence ATGAAAGTGTTTCCTGCGGTAGATATTCTCGGGGGCAAATGCGTTCAGCTTGTTCAGGGCAGGCGTGAAAATGCAACGGTTTATGGTAGTCCTCTTGAGTGTGCAGAAAGATGGCTGTCAAAGGGTGCGGATGCACTTCACGTGATAAATCTTGACGGTGCATTCGGGAAAAGCCGGGTCAACGCCGGGCTAATAAAAGATTTGATCTCAGAGACTGGCGTATTTGTTCAGCTTGGCGGGGGCATAAGAAGTACTGGGGACGCCTTTTCATGGCTTGAAACAGGTGTCGACAGGATTATTCTCGGGACTCTTGCAATAGAGAAGCCTGAATCGATAACCGCGGTTTCAGACATGTTCGGAAAAGATTCAGTTGTTGCAGGTGTGGATGCAAAGAAAGGTCAGGTTGTCGTCAGGGGATGGGAGGAGCCTGCCGGGGATTACATTGAGTGGGCTGAAAAGTTTGAAAGTCTTGGTGCAGGCTCTCTTCTTTTTACGAACGTCGATGTAGAGGGCCTTCAGAACGGAATTGATGCAGGACCTGTAAGAAGGCTTATTGAGAACACTCACCTCCCTGTGACAGCGGCAGGAGGCATCTCAGGGCCTTCTGATGTAGCAACACTAAAAAGCATGGGTGTTGATGGTATAATACTGGGTTCCGCCCTTTACAGTGGCAGGATATCCCTTGAAGACGCACTGGAGATCTGCAGATGA
- the hisG gene encoding ATP phosphoribosyltransferase, whose amino-acid sequence MNPNAKDRSILRLAIPNKGRIADPVIELVESGGLKLENSRTRRLISKTSDPDIEVLFARPADIPEYVANGAADIGITGRDMVLERGSVVDEILDLKSGHARLVLAVPEDSGITSSKQLGGMKVATEFPGICGKYFDEIGVDVVLVPVGGACEAAPYLGIADAIVDLTSSGTTLATNNLRIVDEILDSTTILIGNPGSRKKFHEKIDEFCLAIDSVIHARGQRYLMMNVERSYLDDVRAVLPGLSGPTVMDVVSDKSMVAVHAVVSEDHLYSLVSTLKRAGAKDILVVPIERMIR is encoded by the coding sequence ATGAATCCAAATGCAAAAGACAGGAGTATTCTGCGTCTTGCAATACCAAACAAGGGCAGAATTGCGGATCCTGTCATCGAACTGGTTGAATCCGGGGGACTGAAGCTTGAAAACAGCAGAACCCGCAGACTTATCTCAAAGACATCAGATCCTGATATAGAGGTCCTTTTTGCAAGGCCTGCCGATATTCCGGAATATGTTGCAAACGGCGCTGCCGATATAGGCATAACAGGAAGGGATATGGTCCTTGAGAGGGGGTCGGTTGTAGATGAGATACTTGACCTGAAATCAGGTCACGCAAGGCTTGTCCTGGCAGTCCCCGAAGACTCCGGGATAACATCGTCAAAGCAGCTTGGGGGTATGAAGGTTGCAACCGAGTTTCCGGGTATATGTGGCAAATACTTTGATGAAATTGGCGTAGATGTCGTTCTTGTCCCGGTTGGCGGTGCATGCGAGGCGGCTCCGTACCTGGGTATTGCAGATGCAATCGTCGACCTGACATCTTCAGGGACAACCCTTGCCACAAACAACCTGAGAATTGTAGATGAAATTCTGGACTCAACGACAATTCTTATAGGAAATCCCGGTTCACGCAAAAAATTCCATGAAAAAATTGACGAGTTCTGCCTTGCAATCGACAGCGTTATCCACGCAAGGGGTCAGCGCTATCTCATGATGAATGTTGAGCGCAGTTATCTTGATGACGTAAGGGCTGTACTTCCGGGTCTCTCCGGCCCGACGGTTATGGATGTAGTCTCAGACAAAAGCATGGTTGCAGTACATGCGGTAGTCTCAGAAGACCACCTGTATTCGCTTGTGAGTACTTTAAAGCGTGCAGGCGCAAAGGACATCCTTGTTGTGCCGATTGAAAGGATGATCAGGTAA